A genomic region of Colletotrichum destructivum chromosome 5, complete sequence contains the following coding sequences:
- a CDS encoding Putative THIF-type NAD/FAD binding, ubiquitin-activating enzyme, ThiF/MoeB/HesA family yields MTDIITSQTPPALSIPSEKEKKYDRQLRLWAASGQAALESASILLLNSGSGTVGVETLKNLVLPGIGKFTIADNATVSEADLGVNFFLDESHFGKSRAQSCTELLLELNPEVQGDWYPRNQETWDLHRLLDSPSPFTVILYTLPMEPEDLKILESYSQEQKTPLVAIHSAGFYSYFSIRLLTVYPIVDTHPDATSTTDLRLLDPWEELEAFAEGMTRDIENLNNHDHGHLPFVVILLHYLKVWKASHDGVAPSNYKEKVEFRKMVADATRTDNPEGGEENFEEAVAAVLKTILPPLLPSAVKQVFEYTHANDSVAKSTFWVIADAVRDFYERHQCLPVPGGLPDMKAQSSVYIELQNIYKAKARKDAAEVLASVRQKPGGEGVDPAEVELFCKNAAFVKLVVPASGGTEQLRTVAEQEFANDEMAKEGVLPLSLLPVYLALRSTSHTGTASPDDILANIQSLVPGTADNERLAQAAQEVSRAGGGELHNVSAVTGGMVAQETIKIITNQYVPIESTCVFDGIASRCQILHL; encoded by the exons ATGACAGACATCATTACCAGCCAGACCCCTCCGGCCCTCTCCATCCCTTCtgaaaaggagaagaagtatGACCGTCAGCTTAGACTGTGGGCTGCAAGTGGCCAAGCTGCCCTGGAGTCTGCCAGCATTTTGCTCTTGAACTCGGGCTCAGGAACTGTCGGCGTTGAGACCCTCAAGAACCTTGTTCTCCCTG GTATTGGAAAGTTTACAATTGCCGACAATGCCACCGTGAGCGAGGCAGATCTCGGTGTCAACTTCTTCCTGGACGAGTCTCATTTCGGCAAGTCCAGAGCCCAGAGCTGCACTGAATTACTTCTGGAACTCAACCCTGAGGTTCAAGGTGACTGGTATCCTCGAAACCAA GAAACCTGGGACCTCCACCGTCTTCTGGACAGCCCAAGCCCTTTTACTGTCATTCTATACACACTACCCATGGAGCCCGAAGACCTCAAGATACTTGAGTCTTATAGCCAAGAACAAAAGACGCCCTTGGTTGCCATTCATTCGGCTGGTTTCTATTCTTACTTCAGCATTCGGCTTCTTACCGTTTACCCCATCGTCGATACCCATCCAGATGCAACCTCGACCACAGACTTGCGGCTTTTGGATCCATGGGAAGAGCTGGAAGCGTTTGCTGAAGGAATGACCAGAGACATTGAAAATCTCAATAACCACGACCACGGACACTTGCCCTTTGTGGTCATTCTTTTGCACTACCTCAAGGTATGGAAAGCGTCCCACGATGGCGTTGCACCGAGCAACTACAAGGAGAAAGTTGAGTTTCGAAAAATGGTGGCCGACGCCACCCGAACCGACAACCCAGAAGGTGGCGAAGAGAACTTCGAAGAGGCCGTGGCCGCAGTCTTGAAGACGATCCTGCCCCCGCTTCTCCCATCTGCTGTCAAGCAAGTCTTTGAGTATACGCACGCCAACGAC AGCGTGGCGAAATCGACCTTCTGGGTCATTGCAGACGCAGTCAGAGACTTCTACGAAAGACACCAATGCTTGCCTGTGCCGGGCGGCCTCCCGGATATGAAGGCGCAGTCTAGCGTGTACATCGAGCTCCAGAACATTTACAAGGCCAAGGCTCGCAAGGACGCAGCCGAGGTCCTAGCCTCAGTCCGCCAGAAACCCggtggcgagggcgtcgacccAGCCGAAGTCGAACTGTTCTGCAAGAATGCGGCCTTCGTCAAGCTAGTTGTGCCCGCAAGCGGCGGAACCGAACAACTGCGTACCGTAGCAG AACAAGAGTTTGCCAACGACGAAATGGCTAAAGAGGGTGTGCTGCCGTTGTCGCTCCTACCCGTGTATCTTGCCCTCCGCTCCACGTCACACACAGGCACGGCATCACCGGACGATATTCTGGCCAATATTCAGTCGCTGGTCCCGGGCACAGCCGATAACGAGCGGCTCGCGCAAGCTGCGCAAGAGGTATCCCGAGCTGGTGGCGGAGAGCTACACAACGTTTCCGCCGTGACAGGCGGCATGGTGGCCCAGGAGACGATCAAAATCATCACAAACCAATACGTACCCATTGAGAGCACGTGCGTATTCGACGGCATCGCAAGCCGGTGCCAGATTCTTCACCTGTAG